The DNA window GTCCATTATTGGACCGTACAATTGGATCATTTGATCGGTCAAGTGTCGTTCGTTCGCCGAACGCCACCCGGTGTTCACCCCGATCGCATAGGGTGTGGCCGATCTGGGAGGTACCACCGTGCGCAAAGCCCTGCTTCCGCTGCTGTCCGTCGCGGCGCTGTTCCTGACGGCGACACCTGCCGCGTCCTCGTCCGGCACGAACGTCCGGTTCGCCACGTTCAACGCCTCGCTCAACCGCGCGCACGCCGGGCAGCTGCTCGCCGATCTGTCCACACCGGACAACGCGCAGGCGCGCGAAGCCGCCGAGGTGATCCAGCGAAACCGACCGGATGTCCTGCTGGTCAACGAGTTCGACTACGTGCCGGGCAACGCGGCCGCGAACGCGTTCCGCACGAACTACCTCCAGCGCGGCCAGAACGGCGCGCGTCCCATCGATTTCCCGTACGCCTACACCGCTCCGTCGAACACCGGTGTCCAAACCGGATACGACCTCGATCGCGACGGCAAGGTCGGCGGTGGCGGCGACGCGCACGGCTTCGGCGATTTCGAAGGCCAGTACGGCATGCTCGTGCTGTCGAAGTACCCGATCGACATCGCGGGCGTCCGGACGTTCCAGCACTTCCGGTGGAAGGACATGCCCGGCGCGATGCTGCCGGACGACCCGGCGACACCGGCGCTCCACGACTGGTACTCGGAGCCGGAACTGACCGACCTGCGGCTGTCCTCGAAGTCGCACTGGGACCTGCCGCTCCGGATCGGCGGCGGCACCGTGCACTTCCTCGTCTCGCACCCCACGCCGCCGAGCTTCGACGGCCCGGAAGACCGCAACGGCACCCGGAACCACGACGAAATCCGGTTCATGGCCGACTACGTGACCCCCGGCAAGGGCGGCTACATCTACGACGACGCGGGCAAGCGGGGCGGGCTGCCCGCCAGCGAGCGGTTCGTGGTGGCGGGGGACAACAACTCCGACCCGATCGACGGCGACAGCGTGCCCGGCGCGATCGACCAGCTCCGCCTGTCGCCGCGGGTGCTCGACCCGCATCCCGGCAGCGTCGGCGGCGTGGTGGCGAGCCGTCAGCAAGGCGGGGCGAACGCGGCACACCGGACGAACCCGTTCTTCGACACCGGTGACTTCAACGACAAGGCGCCCGGCAACCTGCGCACCGACTACGTGCTGCCCTCGCGCGGCCTGATCCCCTGGTGGGGCGAGGTGTTCTGGCCGTTGCCGGGCTCCGATCTCGCCAGGCTGAACGATGCATCGGACCACCATCTCGTGCGAGAGGACGTCTTCGTGCCTTAGCGTCAGGGCATGAAGATCGCGATTCTCGACGACTACCAGAACGTCGCGCTCGGCTTCGCCGACTGGGACTCCCTCGGCGCCGAGATCGAGGTGTTCACCGAACCGTTCGCGGACGCGGACGAGGTGGTGGCGCGCCTCGCCGGGTTCGAGGTCGTGGTCGCGATGCGCGAGCGGACCCGGTTCCCCGCCGAGCTGCTGGCACGGCTGACCGATCTCAGACTCCTGGTCACCACGGGCAGGCGCAACGCCGCGATCGACGTCGACGCGGCGAGCAGGCTCGGCATCGTCGTGTCGGCCACCGGGTACATCTCGGAGCCGACCGCGGAACACACCTGGGCGCTGATCCTCGCCGCGTTCCGCAACCTGGAGACCGAGCTGCGCGCGCTGCCGGACGGCGGCTGGCAGACCACCATCGGCACCGGCCTGCACGGCAAGACGCTCGCACTGCTCGGGCTCGGCAGGCTCGGTTCGCGCGTGGCCAGGATCGGGCAGGCGTTCGGCATGGAGACGATCGCGTGGAGCCAGAACCTGACGCCGGAGAAGGCGGCCGAGCACGACGTCACCGCGGTGTCCAAAGAGGACCTGTTCCGCCGCGCGGACGTGCTCTCGGTGCACTTGGTGCTGAGCGAGCGCACCCGCGGCCTCGTCGGTGCCGGGGAATTCGCGCTCATGAAGGAGTCGGCGATCCTCGTCAACACCTCGCGCGGCCCGATCGTCGACGCCGACGCGTTGCTGGAAGCGTTGCACGGCAAGCAAATCGCGAAAGCGGCATTGGACGTCTACGAGACCGAGCCGCCGCCCGCGGACCATCCACTGAGGACAGCACCGCGCACCGTGCTGACCCCGCACATCGGCTACGTCACGCGCGAGGTGTACGAGATCTTCTACGGTGACGCCGTCGAGGACATCGCCGCGTACCAGAAGGGCTCGCCGGTGCGGGTGCTCACGGGAACGGCGTGAAGTCCGGCGCGCACACCGTGCCCTCGGTTGGCGTTGTGAGGTCGACGAAGTAGCGTGTCAGCGCGGCCGAGGCGCACGCGCTGTGCACGTCGAGCGTGGTGTGCCCGAACCCGTCGACGACGAGCACGCGGCCGTCACCGAGCTGGCGCGCGGTGGCCTGCGCGTCGTGCAGCGGCGTCGCCGGGTCGTGCCTGCTGTTCACGATCAGGATCGGGTTGGCCCTCGGCCGGTTCCACGGGCCGAGGTACCGGTCCTGGTCGCGGGCGGGCCAGCCGATGCACTGCGCCATGTTGAACACCGCCGAGGCGCCGAAGTACGGCTGCCGCCGCACCTCGCTCGCCGCGAGCCGGTCGTAGGCCGCCGGTTCGGCCGGGTTGTCGCTGTCGACGCATTGGACCGCGAGGAAACCGGGCGAATGCGTTGCCACGTAAGGGTCGAGCATCGGCGGATGGGTCGCGGCCGCGCCCTGTGCCGCCGAGGCCAGCCCGTTCAAGGTGACGGCGAGCTTGCTCCACCGCGCGCTCTGGTAAAGGGACCTGTTGATCGTTTCGAGCAGCGACGGCAGCGTCACGCCGCCGACCGGGCCCTGACTGAGCTTGGCGAAGATGTCCGCGAACTTCTGCCGCGGATCGCCGGCGGAGAAGGCGCACTTCGGGCCCGCCTTGACGCAGGCGTCGAAGAACGCGTCGAGTTCCTGCTGCTGCCCGCGCGCC is part of the Amycolatopsis sp. CA-230715 genome and encodes:
- a CDS encoding endonuclease/exonuclease/phosphatase family protein; its protein translation is MRKALLPLLSVAALFLTATPAASSSGTNVRFATFNASLNRAHAGQLLADLSTPDNAQAREAAEVIQRNRPDVLLVNEFDYVPGNAAANAFRTNYLQRGQNGARPIDFPYAYTAPSNTGVQTGYDLDRDGKVGGGGDAHGFGDFEGQYGMLVLSKYPIDIAGVRTFQHFRWKDMPGAMLPDDPATPALHDWYSEPELTDLRLSSKSHWDLPLRIGGGTVHFLVSHPTPPSFDGPEDRNGTRNHDEIRFMADYVTPGKGGYIYDDAGKRGGLPASERFVVAGDNNSDPIDGDSVPGAIDQLRLSPRVLDPHPGSVGGVVASRQQGGANAAHRTNPFFDTGDFNDKAPGNLRTDYVLPSRGLIPWWGEVFWPLPGSDLARLNDASDHHLVREDVFVP
- a CDS encoding D-2-hydroxyacid dehydrogenase family protein, whose amino-acid sequence is MKIAILDDYQNVALGFADWDSLGAEIEVFTEPFADADEVVARLAGFEVVVAMRERTRFPAELLARLTDLRLLVTTGRRNAAIDVDAASRLGIVVSATGYISEPTAEHTWALILAAFRNLETELRALPDGGWQTTIGTGLHGKTLALLGLGRLGSRVARIGQAFGMETIAWSQNLTPEKAAEHDVTAVSKEDLFRRADVLSVHLVLSERTRGLVGAGEFALMKESAILVNTSRGPIVDADALLEALHGKQIAKAALDVYETEPPPADHPLRTAPRTVLTPHIGYVTREVYEIFYGDAVEDIAAYQKGSPVRVLTGTA